Proteins from a single region of Harmonia axyridis chromosome 4, icHarAxyr1.1, whole genome shotgun sequence:
- the LOC123677713 gene encoding uncharacterized protein LOC123677713 isoform X1 — protein MDKNTEKSNFFLPGSSRIQKIQYSGANHSLANSKFSEEDSFIVNRQSLVKNRNTINPNNTSEDGTDWSCRGNKFIESSQNLCVPSRELYLSCTSSKHISPRKNIDFSQLKKNNAENVSPYSKSTVRRNRKRSGNKDNQQISIDKHFLLSKDIAKKQLLTENSMQNSKFHSKPLNESEKNINVSETENNYDEMGKNESDCKFNMNIALELSSKVLNVDSRRSKSHKKITDYFPLKKSIYQKSSTTGMRSKWISIDLFEQKAVCDETLEKSSDETKNENDEKCLKSTEFLQTYSKSDSIFRGFKNNCMEISVPATELFIKRNVLCDRSEDRKISMKKSCLSSMEQYSSTKKIHKNLNKKKFLTDNEGIRQITSYDNFPKKYKKISIKKIKYDGYSKQINNTIDDRDIEPLQWDYNKSDENKKISSRSLISNHKGEQIFEENISEYRFPSSLEVPEILKDNQMESSSSNIMNDSNQLNFIHDEYDFSSLPQNVNANGEINQTEINCNIPKADSFQEKIPRISTPKIISSKTDEEGKIKNYINYESPNEHSLLVTIHDNLKRKCSSSPEPRPEHKLENQKIVCAIHTNEITQKSDAGNFCVNIKSARQDNDRIDKFQVKMKSNSQTSEINSPFNIAENNICENDNFYGNVEKKYISINTQSSKIDINGTYGYNKETIQKNNQMSRCKAVLPFTTYEYDSLEGVSSSIVRDPECRQYLKDLIEKNNTSGKQLCEKPLHTSGNIIDDIWSSDKNVAHFEEKNFLHYWENILSQNQEDYSQNLIYYNNELGSQRDILEKEKISQEGSEIFQYLLSQNCVESDSLMNNALKNMNTMSQKITQKRCSTFESNSNSNKLLEIALNIYREQMEKSILFRSQSTPTVKSSEFKVIKENENHIYLYKIIRNHNAGISENIDEVFENESSTLCNDYISIRSEADEKILFGLKAICENKSYLYAKMDDGPLSLVRTRLNVINEINNIFEHILNDLDAQKSPYLEIPRQTFDDCMFMNGRLELKSKENLKMIRVKYKSTASQFKFCLMMYILAKVLQVLEANSKITRRELYYQIKHLVSNQGYINRAVRAVSCMLFVGPWDLNIIAHKGMVFGNLKIIMSSNEIVDCNLPGTLIPQDTDEIVEFRSPASFVLVVEKESIFYKLLEENLPNKLIRSFIMITGKGFPDLNTQLFLRKLWMVMSIPILIFTDADPHGVNIMMTYRFGSLANAHLSHHLAIPKAQWLGVFPSEVAKLNAEKQTLTETEKSVIRNLLKSPYMKLNSKIEEELKIMLQSGYKAGIEGIIKNNTFLSEFYFPLKFYNKDLI, from the exons ATGGataaaaatacagaaaaatcaaatttcttcCTTCCCGGTTCCTCAAGAatccaaaaaattcaatattctgGAGCTAATCATTCCTTAGCGAATTCTAAATTTTCTGAAGAAGATAGCTTCATTGTAAATAGGCAATCTCTAGTAAAGAACAGGAATACTATAAACCCAAATAATACTTCAGAAGATGGAACTGATTGGAGTTGTAGgggaaataaatttattgaaagtTCCCAGAACTTATGTGTTCCATCGAGAGAATTATATTTATCTTGTACATCAAGTAAGCACATTTCTCCACGAAAAAATATCGACTtttctcaattaaaaaaaaataatgctgAAAATGTGTCCCCATATTCAAAGTCAACAGTCAGGCGTAACAGAAAAAGAAGTGGAAATAAGGATAATCAGCAAATTTCTATTGACAAACATTTTCTTTTATCAAAGGATATTGCAAAGAAACAATTATTGACTgaaaattcaatgcaaaattctAAATTTCATTCTAAACCATTaaatgaatcagaaaaaaatattaatgtttCTGAAACAGAAAACAATTACGATGAGATGGGGAAAAATGAATCTGATTGCaagttcaatatgaatattgcTCTGGAATTAAGCTCAAAGGTTCTAAATGTGGATTCGAGAAGATCTAAATCCCATAAAAAGATTACAGACTATTTTCCCCTTAAGAAATCTATTTATCAAAAATCATCAACCACAGGAATGAGATCAAAATGGATTTCAATTGATTTGTTCGAACAAAAAGCAGTGTGTGATGAAACACTTGAAAAATCAAGTGATGAAactaaaaacgaaaatgatgaGAAATGTCTAAAATCCACTGAATTTCTTCAGACTTATTCAAAATCTGATTCAATTTTCAGAGGGTTCAAAAATAATTGCATGGAGATATCTGTTCCAGCTActgaattgtttattaaacGTAATGTTTTGTGTGATAGGTCAGAAgacagaaaaatatcaatgaaaaagaGTTGCCTCAGTTCCATGGAACAATATTCCTctaccaaaaaaattcacaagaatttgaacaaaaaaaaatttcttacagACAATGAAGGAATAAGGCAAATTACTTCATATGATAATTTTCCtaagaaatacaaaaaaatatcgatcaaaaaaattaagtatgaTGGCTATAGCAAACAAATTAATAACACAATTGATGATCGAGATATTGAACCTTTGCAATGGGATTATAACAAAAGTGATGAGAATAAAAAAATCAGCAGTCGATCATTAATATCTAATCATAAAGGAGAACAgattttcgaagaaaatatttctgaatatcGTTTCCCCTCAAGCCTGGAGGTCCCTGAGATATTAAAGGATAATCAAATGGAATCAAGCTCGTCTAATATAATGAATGATTCGAACCAGTTGAATTTTATACATGATGAATATGATTTCTCTTCATTGCCTCAAAATGTGAATGCTAATGGGGAAATCAACCAAACAGAAATTAACTGTAATATTCCTAAAGCTGATtcgtttcaagaaaaaattccgAGAATTTCAACTCCTAAAATTATCAGTTCAAAGACAGATGAAGAGGGTAAAATTAAGAACTATATCAATTACGAATCCCCCAATGAACATTCTTTATTGGTTACTATCCATgacaatttgaaaagaaaatgttCATCTTCACCAGAACCTCGACCAGAACATAAATTAGAAAACCAAAAAATAGTCTGTGCAATCCACACAAATGAAATTACACAAAAATCAGATGCTGGCAACTTCTGTGTGAATATAAAGAGTGCTAGGCAGGATAATGAtagaattgataaatttcaggtgaaaatgaaaagcaatagTCAAACCTCTGAAATTAATTCACCATTCAACATAGCTGAGAATAATATATGTGAAAATGATAACTTCTATGGAAatgtggaaaaaaaatatatttcaataaatacaCAGAGTTCTAAGATAGACATAAATGGTACTTATGGATATAATAaagaaacaattcaaaaaaataaccaGATGTCCAGATGCAAAGCAGTACTACCATTCACCACATATGAATATGATAGTCTCGAAGGTGTATCAAGTTCTATTGTTAGAGATCCAGAATGTAGGCAGTATTTGAAAGATttaattgagaaaaataatacCTCTGGAAAGCAGTTATGTGAGAAACCACTGCATACATCTGGAAATATTATAGATGATATTTGGTCTTCTGACAAAAATGTAGcgcattttgaagaaaaaaattttctgcattACTGGGAAAATATTTTATCACAGAATCAAGAAGATTATTCTCAAAACTTAATATACTATAACAATGAGTTGGGGTCACAAAGAGATAttctagaaaaagaaaaaatttcacaagAAGGTTCTGAAATCTTTCAGTATTTATTGAGTCAAAATTGTGTTGAATCAGATTCACTTATGAATAATGCACTCAAGAACATGAATACAATGAGTCAGAAGATTACGCAGAAGAGGTGTTCAACTTTTGAGAGTAACAGCAATTCTAACAAATTGTTGGAAATAGCTTTAAATATCTATAGAGAACAAATGGAAAAGTCTATTTTATTTAGATCACAGTCAACACCGACTGTGAAATCCTCAGAATTCAAAGTTATAAAAGAAAACGAGAACCATATATATCTTTATAAGATAATTAGAAATCATAATGCTGGAATTTCTGAGAATATTGATGAAGTTTTCGAAAACGAATCATCCACATTGTGTAATGATTATATTTCCATAAGATCTGAAGccgatgaaaaaatattatttggttTGAAAGCGATATGTgaaaataaatcatatcttTATGCAAAGATGGATGATGGTCCTCTCAGTTTAGTGAGAACTAGGCTTAATGttattaatgaaataaataatattttcgaaCATATTCTCAATGATTTGGATGCACAGAAGTCACCATATTTGGAGATTCCCCGACAAACATTTGATGACTGCATGTTCATGAATGGCAG ATTGGAACTTAAATCGAAAGAAAATCTCAAAATGATAAGGGTAAAGTACAAAAGCACTGCTagtcaattcaaattttgtttaaTGATGTATATATTGGCAAAAGTGCTCCAGGTTCTAGAGGCAAACTCAAAAATAACACGAAGAGAACTTTATTACCAAATAAAGCATTTGGTATCAAACCAAGGCTATATTAATCGAGCTGTAAGAGCAGTTAGTTGTATGCTATTTGTAGGACCATGGGATTTGAATATTATAGCACACAAAGGAATGGTTtttggaaatttgaaaattattatgtcTTCAAATGAAATTGTGGACTGTAATTTACCTG GTACTTTAATACCACAAGATACAGATGAAATTGTTGAGTTCAGGTCTCCAGCTTCCTTCGTTCTAGTGGTAGAGAAGGAATCCATATTTTACAAGTTACTGGAAGAAAATCTTCCCAATAAACTCATCAGGTCTTTTATTATGATAACA GGAAAAGGCTTTCCAGATCTAAACACTCAACTTTTTTTGAGGAAACTATGGATGGTAATGTCCATTCCAATATTGATTTTCACAGATGCTGATCCTCATGGTGTAAATATTATGATGACATATAGATTTGGTTCTTTG GCTAATGCTCATTTATCTCATCATCTTGCTATTCCGAAGGCTCAATGGCTTGGTGTATTTCCATCTGAGGTTGCGAAATTAAATGCAGAAAAACAAACTTTAACAGAAACTGAGAAGAGTGTAAttcgaaatttattgaaaagtcCTTATATGAAGTTAAATAGTAAGATTGAAGAGGAATTAAAAATCATGCTTCAATCTGGTTACAAAGCAGGAATAGaaggaataattaaaaataatacatttctgagtgaattttattttccattgaaattttatAACAAAGATTTAATATAA
- the LOC123677713 gene encoding uncharacterized protein LOC123677713 isoform X2, with translation MDKNTEKSNFFLPGSSRIQKIQYSGANHSLANSKFSEEDSFIVNRQSLVKNRNTINPNNTSEDGTDWSCRGNKFIESSQNLCVPSRELYLSCTSSKHISPRKNIDFSQLKKNNAENVSPYSKSTVRRNRKRSGNKDNQQISIDKHFLLSKDIAKKQLLTENSMQNSKFHSKPLNESEKNINVSETENNYDEMGKNESDCKFNMNIALELSSKVLNVDSRRSKSHKKITDYFPLKKSIYQKSSTTGMRSKWISIDLFEQKAVCDETLEKSSDETKNENDEKCLKSTEFLQTYSKSDSIFRGFKNNCMEISVPATELFIKRNVLCDRSEDRKISMKKSCLSSMEQYSSTKKIHKNLNKKKFLTDNEGIRQITSYDNFPKKYKKISIKKIKYDGYSKQINNTIDDRDIEPLQWDYNKSDENKKISSRSLISNHKGEQIFEENISEYRFPSSLEVPEILKDNQMESSSSNIMNDSNQLNFIHDEYDFSSLPQNVNANGEINQTEINCNIPKADSFQEKIPRISTPKIISSKTDEEGKIKNYINYESPNEHSLLVTIHDNLKRKCSSSPEPRPEHKLENQKIVCAIHTNEITQKSDAGNFCVNIKSARQDNDRIDKFQVKMKSNSQTSEINSPFNIAENNICENDNFYGNVEKKYISINTQSSKIDINGTYGYNKETIQKNNQMSRCKAVLPFTTYEYDSLEGVSSSIVRDPECRQYLKDLIEKNNTSGKQLCEKPLHTSGNIIDDIWSSDKNVAHFEEKNFLHYWENILSQNQEDYSQNLIYYNNELGSQRDILEKEKISQEGSEIFQYLLSQNCVESDSLMNNALKNMNTMSQKITQKRCSTFESNSNSNKLLEIALNIYREQMEKSILFRSQSTPTVKSSEFKVIKENENHIYLYKIIRNHNAGISENIDEVFENESSTLCNDYISIRSEADEKILFGLKAICENKSYLYAKMDDGPLSLVRTRLNVINEINNIFEHILNDLDAQKSPYLEIPRQTFDDCMFMNGRLELKSKENLKMIRVKYKSTASQFKFCLMMYILAKVLQVLEANSKITRRELYYQIKHLVSNQGYINRAVRAVSCMLFVGPWDLNIIAHKGMVFGNLKIIMSSNEIVDCNLPGTLIPQDTDEIVEFRSPASFVLVVEKESIFYKLLEENLPNKLIRSFIMITGKGFPDLNTQLFLRKLWMVMSIPILIFTDADPHGVNIMMTYRFGSLVG, from the exons ATGGataaaaatacagaaaaatcaaatttcttcCTTCCCGGTTCCTCAAGAatccaaaaaattcaatattctgGAGCTAATCATTCCTTAGCGAATTCTAAATTTTCTGAAGAAGATAGCTTCATTGTAAATAGGCAATCTCTAGTAAAGAACAGGAATACTATAAACCCAAATAATACTTCAGAAGATGGAACTGATTGGAGTTGTAGgggaaataaatttattgaaagtTCCCAGAACTTATGTGTTCCATCGAGAGAATTATATTTATCTTGTACATCAAGTAAGCACATTTCTCCACGAAAAAATATCGACTtttctcaattaaaaaaaaataatgctgAAAATGTGTCCCCATATTCAAAGTCAACAGTCAGGCGTAACAGAAAAAGAAGTGGAAATAAGGATAATCAGCAAATTTCTATTGACAAACATTTTCTTTTATCAAAGGATATTGCAAAGAAACAATTATTGACTgaaaattcaatgcaaaattctAAATTTCATTCTAAACCATTaaatgaatcagaaaaaaatattaatgtttCTGAAACAGAAAACAATTACGATGAGATGGGGAAAAATGAATCTGATTGCaagttcaatatgaatattgcTCTGGAATTAAGCTCAAAGGTTCTAAATGTGGATTCGAGAAGATCTAAATCCCATAAAAAGATTACAGACTATTTTCCCCTTAAGAAATCTATTTATCAAAAATCATCAACCACAGGAATGAGATCAAAATGGATTTCAATTGATTTGTTCGAACAAAAAGCAGTGTGTGATGAAACACTTGAAAAATCAAGTGATGAAactaaaaacgaaaatgatgaGAAATGTCTAAAATCCACTGAATTTCTTCAGACTTATTCAAAATCTGATTCAATTTTCAGAGGGTTCAAAAATAATTGCATGGAGATATCTGTTCCAGCTActgaattgtttattaaacGTAATGTTTTGTGTGATAGGTCAGAAgacagaaaaatatcaatgaaaaagaGTTGCCTCAGTTCCATGGAACAATATTCCTctaccaaaaaaattcacaagaatttgaacaaaaaaaaatttcttacagACAATGAAGGAATAAGGCAAATTACTTCATATGATAATTTTCCtaagaaatacaaaaaaatatcgatcaaaaaaattaagtatgaTGGCTATAGCAAACAAATTAATAACACAATTGATGATCGAGATATTGAACCTTTGCAATGGGATTATAACAAAAGTGATGAGAATAAAAAAATCAGCAGTCGATCATTAATATCTAATCATAAAGGAGAACAgattttcgaagaaaatatttctgaatatcGTTTCCCCTCAAGCCTGGAGGTCCCTGAGATATTAAAGGATAATCAAATGGAATCAAGCTCGTCTAATATAATGAATGATTCGAACCAGTTGAATTTTATACATGATGAATATGATTTCTCTTCATTGCCTCAAAATGTGAATGCTAATGGGGAAATCAACCAAACAGAAATTAACTGTAATATTCCTAAAGCTGATtcgtttcaagaaaaaattccgAGAATTTCAACTCCTAAAATTATCAGTTCAAAGACAGATGAAGAGGGTAAAATTAAGAACTATATCAATTACGAATCCCCCAATGAACATTCTTTATTGGTTACTATCCATgacaatttgaaaagaaaatgttCATCTTCACCAGAACCTCGACCAGAACATAAATTAGAAAACCAAAAAATAGTCTGTGCAATCCACACAAATGAAATTACACAAAAATCAGATGCTGGCAACTTCTGTGTGAATATAAAGAGTGCTAGGCAGGATAATGAtagaattgataaatttcaggtgaaaatgaaaagcaatagTCAAACCTCTGAAATTAATTCACCATTCAACATAGCTGAGAATAATATATGTGAAAATGATAACTTCTATGGAAatgtggaaaaaaaatatatttcaataaatacaCAGAGTTCTAAGATAGACATAAATGGTACTTATGGATATAATAaagaaacaattcaaaaaaataaccaGATGTCCAGATGCAAAGCAGTACTACCATTCACCACATATGAATATGATAGTCTCGAAGGTGTATCAAGTTCTATTGTTAGAGATCCAGAATGTAGGCAGTATTTGAAAGATttaattgagaaaaataatacCTCTGGAAAGCAGTTATGTGAGAAACCACTGCATACATCTGGAAATATTATAGATGATATTTGGTCTTCTGACAAAAATGTAGcgcattttgaagaaaaaaattttctgcattACTGGGAAAATATTTTATCACAGAATCAAGAAGATTATTCTCAAAACTTAATATACTATAACAATGAGTTGGGGTCACAAAGAGATAttctagaaaaagaaaaaatttcacaagAAGGTTCTGAAATCTTTCAGTATTTATTGAGTCAAAATTGTGTTGAATCAGATTCACTTATGAATAATGCACTCAAGAACATGAATACAATGAGTCAGAAGATTACGCAGAAGAGGTGTTCAACTTTTGAGAGTAACAGCAATTCTAACAAATTGTTGGAAATAGCTTTAAATATCTATAGAGAACAAATGGAAAAGTCTATTTTATTTAGATCACAGTCAACACCGACTGTGAAATCCTCAGAATTCAAAGTTATAAAAGAAAACGAGAACCATATATATCTTTATAAGATAATTAGAAATCATAATGCTGGAATTTCTGAGAATATTGATGAAGTTTTCGAAAACGAATCATCCACATTGTGTAATGATTATATTTCCATAAGATCTGAAGccgatgaaaaaatattatttggttTGAAAGCGATATGTgaaaataaatcatatcttTATGCAAAGATGGATGATGGTCCTCTCAGTTTAGTGAGAACTAGGCTTAATGttattaatgaaataaataatattttcgaaCATATTCTCAATGATTTGGATGCACAGAAGTCACCATATTTGGAGATTCCCCGACAAACATTTGATGACTGCATGTTCATGAATGGCAG ATTGGAACTTAAATCGAAAGAAAATCTCAAAATGATAAGGGTAAAGTACAAAAGCACTGCTagtcaattcaaattttgtttaaTGATGTATATATTGGCAAAAGTGCTCCAGGTTCTAGAGGCAAACTCAAAAATAACACGAAGAGAACTTTATTACCAAATAAAGCATTTGGTATCAAACCAAGGCTATATTAATCGAGCTGTAAGAGCAGTTAGTTGTATGCTATTTGTAGGACCATGGGATTTGAATATTATAGCACACAAAGGAATGGTTtttggaaatttgaaaattattatgtcTTCAAATGAAATTGTGGACTGTAATTTACCTG GTACTTTAATACCACAAGATACAGATGAAATTGTTGAGTTCAGGTCTCCAGCTTCCTTCGTTCTAGTGGTAGAGAAGGAATCCATATTTTACAAGTTACTGGAAGAAAATCTTCCCAATAAACTCATCAGGTCTTTTATTATGATAACA GGAAAAGGCTTTCCAGATCTAAACACTCAACTTTTTTTGAGGAAACTATGGATGGTAATGTCCATTCCAATATTGATTTTCACAGATGCTGATCCTCATGGTGTAAATATTATGATGACATATAGATTTGGTTCTTTGGTAG GCTAA
- the LOC123677715 gene encoding uncharacterized protein LOC123677715: protein MPRISKKRYNESNISAHSSVKTTNLKSSYSTNRGKKLKTVIKKLDDMEKTETSCKSLSRNLSTESIIYVGSYTLNEKYSLIDLTESITSIKSEEGFPISKYAKFSNCHRFYTNLVENCNLACTASTSHLLSSIDGPKLSLNKNAKSASCLAMVNEIHTSGIRNCDIPKRLYSLNKNKRIYNDQMVELQEEDQNMIEHSLEIEDDINILNFCSPQNIITDDIPVETLIKTYQVDGTDEFS, encoded by the exons ATGCCTAGG ATTTCCAAGAAGCGCTACAACGAGAGTAATATATCAGCTCATTCGTCAGTAAAgaccacaaatttgaaatcATCGTATTCTACAAATCGAGGCAAAAAGTTAAAAACTGTTATAAAAAAACTTGATGATATGGAGAAAACAGAAACTTCGTGCAAAAGCTTAAGCAGAAATTTATCAACTGAATCAATAATTTATGTTGGAAGTTATACCTTGaacgaaaaatattcattaattgatTTGACCGAAAGTATCACTAGTATCAAAAGTGAGGAAGGTTTCCCAATATCGAAATATGCAAAATTTTCTAATTGTCATCGATTTTATACAAATCTAGTTGAAAATTGTAATTTAGCTTGTACAGCTTCTACATCACATCTGCTGAGCTCTATTGATGGCCCTAAATTATCCCTAAACAAAAATGCTAAGTCTGCTAGTTGTTTAGCTATGGTAAATGAGATTCATACAAGTGGAATCAGAAATTGTGACATACCGAAGCGATTGTATTCtctaaacaaaaacaaacgaatATATAATGATCAGATGGTAGAGCTACAAGAGGAGGATCAAAATATGATCGAACACTCTTTGGAAATTGAAGATGATATTAATATCCTCAACTTTTGCTCACCACAAAACATAATAACCGATGATATCCCTGTTGAAACTCTCATAAAAACCTACCAAGTTGATGGAACTGATGAATTCTCATAG